The genomic interval TTCTCAATGAATAGCTCCTAAAATGTGATCTTCATCTCGATCTTCATAAAAGTCATAGTAATAAATTTAACAAAGCACACTCCTTAGATTGCCCATTTTTTGCAGAAGAAATGGCTTAAACAATCAGGGTATTTGATGAAAAATATGTAAACCTTCAGAATAATATCTTCAAAAGTGTGTTTGTTTTAGTCAGGTATGAGTTTGACCTAAAAAGAAATCAATTCAGTGTTGATTACCTGCTCTTCACACTAGACCTCAGAAGAAAAGAAATTCAGCACAATTTCTACAATCTATAACAGTTGGTGTCCCAAGCCATGGAACATCAAACAAGTGACAAAGAAGCTGAAGGTGACAAGTGAGGATTTTGCAGGCATCTCTGCACTTGATAAGATCCACGTTCCTGATTCCCTGATAAGAAAAACACTGACAGAGAGTCGTGTTCATGGGAAGTAACCATGGAGGAAACCACTGCTCTCTAAAAAGCATTACTGTCTCATTTGCTGAAGACCACCTAGGTGTTCAACTGCATCACTGCAACAAACGTTCTGTGGAGAGATGACAGAAAGGTTGAACTTTCGGTAAATGTACGCAGTGTTCTAAATGGAGGAAGGAAAACACTGTACACTAGCATCACAACCTCATCCCAGCTGTGACACATGCAGGGAGTGTAAGGATGTGGGCCAGCTGGGGCCTGGATGACTTGCAATCACTGAGGAACCAATGAATTTCAAGTTTGCGCCTAAAAAAATTATGCAGCAGAATATCTGGGTGTCCATCTTCCAACTACTTAtcctgttgttgttgttggttaTTGCCAACAAAGGAGGCTGCATAGTTTCTAAATCCAATGATTCACATATTTGTTCCATCAATGGCCTTGAATGtttaaaccatttttttttttttcaaaaacacaAGGTGGagtaaaatgttttgtttgttgtttgtcaAATAAAATCTTAGATGAGGATCAGATCACGGAATAGGAGCCATTCTTGTAGAAaaccagataaaaaaaaaaacagatttacaAACGTCTTTCATAACTgcattgaaaatatttttcgAATGACTACAACGAATAACTTAACCAATGTTTTAAACTATGTAGGCCTGTCATGACCTTTGTGACACACGAGTACAATGATGCACAGTGTGTAAAAGGCATCTAGAAACAGATTTAATTTTGCTACTAATTAATTGTCAGTGCTATTTATACTAAATATACTTACATTTCCAGATTAACATACtaattaaataattcatttaaaaGTGTTTCCCTCTTACTGAGAATGGAACAGTTTACTTAACCCAAGCTGAAATCCTACGTTTGGAAGTTTTactccaataaataaaaatctcaaTCTATTTATGTTCATTAAACTAAGTTACCCCTGTGCCAACACCAGAATGAATACACAATAAAACATTTGAATGAAAACTCTTGGAACAAAAACTATTAAACGAAATCACTTGGAGTCCTGTTTACTGAAAATCTCTGCCATGTAAAAGCACACCCTTTCATATTCAACGGAAGGTAGGCTGACCTGCTACAGCAACAATGAGAACTGCAAGATCAAGATTCTCCACCCCGTTTGACATGCTGAACAGGACTTATTCTGACTGCATATTTCAGCCCAGACAAAAACATCTCTTAAATGGAATTTTGGTGTAGCTCAGTACTGAAAAAGCACAACTTACGTTAATGCTGGAGTAACATTACAACGAGCATCACAAGCTGGACAGTGCTAGTTTGCCTAAACTAATCCATACAACTCAACTGTAATATGCTGCACCATACATCCAGCAACCAATGGGAATACATTCAGTGTTTTAAGGGTAACTCTGGGCATACTACATTAAAAAGGCACATATTACGATGCTTTTGGCCGAACTGGGAATTTATGTTAGGAATTTAAGATGTTGTTGCAAATGAATCCTTGTCCTTGTATTCtttattatctttttttttttgcaaaggcATGGCAACCTTGAAACGATTAGTCTGCACTACCTACATAGGGGAAAAAACCGTGAACAAACTTCACATATCAGCAGAAGAAAGAATTGACCTCCAGTTTGTGCATATCCCTCCTCCACTGATACAGAACCCCAGCTGAAAGGACTGTAACTTGGAAAGATGATGAGGGCCAGGGAGAAGATGAAGATCTGgtataaaaatacacacacacacacacagctttatGTTAATCATGTGCTGATTGGCCTCAGTACATCACTTATCTCATTTTTCAATGAAGTCAAGAAAAATGAAGATTACTGAGGATTGTTACCATAATGCAAGTGGTGGTCTGTGCTGCCTTGGTGGCTGTCCGCTTGATCAGGGCTTGCAGCTTTTGCAGCTGGGTCAGGAGGGATCTGCACACAGACATCTCCTGCTTTAACACCGGAAAGCCACTGTGTCACCACGCCAACAGGGCCCAAAGTGCCGTATTCAGTCCTGGGGACTGACCGAggttttgcttcaaccaaccggCTGAGTATAAAAAGTCACATTAGCAGTGTACTCAAccggctggttgaaacaaaaccttggtctggatttgcactTTCTGGACTGGAACTtcccacctctgtctgtaaagGATTACTGTTGCGAGTGACTTCCCCTGCACTGGCCGTATAAAGAATCTGTGATACAATGACACATACATATTGTTCTTTTCCAGTTGCTCCACTGTCctctgcagctcctggttcTGTATCGAGCATGACGCTACCCTGGAATGCACACCACACCATGCAGGGAGGTGAGATGGTGGCTTCATCCATTAAAGAAAAGCGTCTTTGGCACAGATGCAGATTTAGAGAGACCAGCAGACGTGATGAAGCGGCGGTACCTGCTCTCCAGGCCGTCGATATATTCCTTTTTCCTGCGCCGGCTGTCCTGGGCCGACTGTTTGTTGCGGATCTTGCGCCTGACCTTCTTCAGAATGCGCTCCTCCGCCTGCAGAGGAATCCCATCACATGTGACATTTGCACTGTTTTCACTGCAAACGTGCCACAAATGTGCagcttttaaaattattttttgcttatttttcatATCATTAAGCTACCCGAACCAAACTGAAGACATTGTGATGACATTGTACATCCCGCAATGCTGGAACTTATTCTTTTCACTGGTCCATGTTTTACCAGATCCATATTTCCCTGATTGGTGATGCAGTTTACGGTGATACCTTTGTCAGGGGCAGGTTATTAGGCAAGGAGATGCCTTCCTGATTCAGAAGTTTCTGTTCCTCATCGGTAAGATGGAGGTCTGGGTATAACTTTACAAAAGACAAACAGCAAACCACTAGTGATACAATCCAATCACAGCCGAATCAGAGACTTTAAAGAttcctgtaatatgtaatattattatgtaatattcAATAATATGCTTCTTATTGCTTTCTATTCCTAGTGACACATTTGTAAGTGATATATTTTCTTTACTGAATCTTCATCAAGACCTACTGGCAGGTTCTCCAGACCCTGGTCATCTTTGCAGATGAGGCTGGTGGATGGTGCACCATCGGGTTTTGCTGTAGGTGCCAGAGGCAGCTCATTCACAATGCAAGAATCAGACATCAGCATGTGGGTGCTCCAGTCATCTGGGGAGAAACCCACAGCACTGTCAGAACCACCGCAGGCATCTTAATGTATCAAGGAACATAAGGTATCTACACTATAAAATCCATGGCACCgtaaactgtattttttttttgttgcattgttgatatctatccatccattttctgtacccacttgtctaTCCTGGAAGATCTATGGACAACCTAGTAATTCCAATTACCTGcaggatgtttttggactgtggggggaaaccagagaacttggaggaaaccccataacGACACGGAGAGAGCATGCAAAACCCAcgcacatggagccatggctgAGACTCAaacgctggtcccagaggtgtgaggcagcagtgctaatcactgctaaccactgctaaccactgcaccatcataCCACTCGCTTTGTCAACATTTGCTAATTTTATGATATAATTTTCAGAGTAATACTGACTCAACAACAGCAGACTTCCCTTATCAATAGACATGTGAAATTATATCAGGCTAACCACCAGACCAATCTGATACTGATAGGATCATAAATTCCATTAGTCTCTTAGCATCATTTAATGACTAAGAACTTTCCCAAAAATATGGCCTAAATTCTCTTACATACTGCAGATAACAGAATGTACATCCATTTCAgatctatttttaaaataacatagATATTGCTTGCAAAATACTATGTAACTCACCTAGCTGTATGGAAATGACATCCATACTCTGTTGTTCTGGCTCTGTCTTCAGGTTATTTAGACTGCTGATGTCATACACCAGCTGGTAGACGGCAGGCGGGGCCTGGTGGGGCCCCGAGGCCCTTGGGGGGCTGTCAGAGCTTGGATCTTCTGAGATACCGCTGTCGGTTTCTGAGAAGACCTCCCCAGGAGGACCGGAGGGATAGACATCATTTGGGTTGATGGCAGGGAGGACATCTTCAGGTTCACTGTCCTTCAGACCCTATTAAAGGAGACGAAACGTTTATCTGTCAAGGTGTCAAttcaataaagggaaaaggtgCATAGGTTGTGTTCTTAAAACAGTTCCCCGAAAGTCATAatcattcatcttccaaccacttatcctggtcagggtttcAGGGGACGTGGAGTCGATCGCAGGAAGCACAAGACACAAGGTACACCCTGAATAGGAGAGCGGTTCATCATTAAgtgcatgcacacgcacacacacacacacacgtacaccaGGGCTGAACTGGCCATCTGACATACTGGGCCTCTTCCCAGTAGGTCGATGAGTTTATAGACCCCTCCCTCCGTTCAACGgatttttaaacttttaatcccagtccagcccttaCACATACACACTAGCATACACTACAAGCTAAGAGGCCATGCAGCCGTACTGCATGTATTCAGACTCTGGGAGGAAACCTTGGATCCATGTCAATAAAGAACAGTTCCTAAAACAACAGCTATCATTTAACCCTAAAACATACTTACACACTGGGAGTCCAGTGCCCACGCCTCCAGGGTCTTTGGTGTCGTGCTGTAAAGAGAACTAGAGCAAAGGAAAGGCTCATCCAAACCCAGACCAGCCTCTATCTCGATGTCTTCCTCTCTCTGCCCAAAAAACACTTCTCCATTCTCTGCATTCATGTCCtagaagaaagaaaaatgatgattttttttgccCACTTCAGCTGAACAATATGCACAAAGTTCACAAAGATAAGCATTCAGAGGAACGTTGAAAAATGTACAGTTAAAATTCAAACGGCTTCCCACTTGATACGTACATCTCCCATAAAAACCAGACAACAAGAAGAAGACATGAACAGTCCTCATTAGATGACAAATGCGACATGGAGCAGGTGTGGAATTTGCTTAAGGAGTGTTCAttgcaggaggaggaggagtgaTTTCGGCGCACGCTTTGTTTGAACAGTGCAAGTTTTTCTAGGCAGGATATTTGTTTCCTGGTGGGCACAGGCCTATTTTCCACAACTTAGCAAACTTTCACGTCCGGAACACCTTTTAGCCTATATAAGGTATTTAATCATAGCTTTTTTAAAACCCAGAGTTTCCATCCGCaggtaaaaaaaatccatcttcTTATACATTCAAAGCGAAAACCTTATAAGCATCCCAGAATTTTTGACTTTATAAATGCAAGCCTCTAATTTCCATGAAAGCATGGTAcggaaataaatattttctgtatttGACAGCTGTATCCGACGCAATTTTCTGGTtatttaaaacacataaaaagcTTGATAAATACTCATCTCATCCTCAATTTATCTAATCAGTTATGACTTGCACAGGGAAAGCATAGGAACCATTatatttattgaatattttaTCACCACTACTTATTTTTATTGGCATCAGTTTCTAATTTCTAACCGGACTTGTAATAATCGCAGTTCTTTCACATAACAATGATACCTAATAATTACACTTATTTCTGCAAATGCGTAACTATCAAAAGTCATCGTGTTATAACTATCAATCTATGTGCTTCTCCGCATTATGAATACCTATCAAGATTTCTGTATGAAAATACATAACATTCAATCAGATAAATGCATGCACGGTacaattaaatattcatttatattcAGAGCAGATGATTTTCAATGTTTCTGTATAGTTTTGTTCCCTGGTTTGAAGTCATGGCATTGGAAAAAATAGAAACTTCTGACAGTAGGTTTTTAGTGTTTTCCGAACCTTCGATCTTTATAACGTGGTCATCTTTGGATATCTACTTACCTCGCATTAGCCGAATACAACTTTCAGTTGCGACACCGTCTCAGTTCTTTTTGCTCACTGTGTGGGTGGAGCTTTCTTTCTTATGTCAAGCCGGATAAACAAGAGATATATTGTATTCACATAGTACATTAACACCACCTTTCACTTACCGACTGTGCCAGAGACTATGGATAGATTGTATCCTGGCTTTAAGCAATGTTCGTAAATATTctcatatatattttacacacctTATCGTAAATAGGCCTATATGTTAACTCGCTGAATGTACCTTTGCACTAACTTTTCATTTTTCCGAAGCTGGTGGTTAGACAGGGAACTTCTTTACTTTCCAGCGGAATCCAGCTGGCAAACCTTATGTCAATCAACATAAGAAGGCGGATGTAAAAACGACGGAACTCCCTCGCCCCTTATTCTAATTGGCTGGCATAATTCAGCTGAACAATAAAATGGCAGAGGATTGACCAGCAGACATTGGTCGTCAGTAGTTAGCAGTTTGACTGGGAGCTACCAGTTTAGATTGAGCTTTTGCAGCGACGGGGATGTACGTAGTTGTCATTAGACTCCCATTGCTAGAGGAAGACGGTATTTCCGCTATAATGACGCACGGGCTCTAAAGAGGAGCACAGCAGTAAGCAGAAAAAGTTCCTGATTGCGTGCTAGGTCTGTCTAAAATTCCGAGCATACCGAGGACACTGATTACTGAAAAATTTGTCATAAATCCTTAatttttataaacattacctAGATCCACGTAACAAGTAAAGTTCCTCCCCCGCAACGTCAAATAAATAACGACTTCCTTGTCATTAAATGCGTCTCCCCCTGCACGCATATTGTTGATTTCATTTTATGCGCTGTTCAGCGCAGCACACAGAAGTGCACGATATCTGAACCTTTCCGACCTAGTGATGCTTCCGTCTTTATCGTCGTGGACGCTGTGTAAAAAGAAGCGAGTCGTTGCCTGTTGAAATTGCTTGCACctattatacactcacctaaaggattattaggaacaccatactaatacggtgtttgaccccctttcgccttcagaacagccttaattctacgtggcattgattcaacaaggtgctgaaagcattctttagaaatgttggcccatattgataggatagcatcttgcagttgatggagatttgtgggatgcacatccagggcacgaagctcccgttccaccacatccgaaagatgctctattgggttgagatctggtgactgtgggggccattgtagtacagtgaactcattgtcatgttcaagaaaccaatttgaaatgattcgagctttgtgacatggtgcattatcctgctggaagtagccatcagaggatgggtacatggtggtcataaagggatggacatggtcagaaacaatgctcaggtaggccgtggcatttaaacgatgcccaactggcactaaggggcctaaagtgtgccaagaaaacatcccccacaccattacaccaccaccaccagcctgcacagtggtaacaaggcatgatggatccatgttctcattctgtttacgccaaattctgactctaccatttgaatgtctcaacagaaatcgagactcatcagaccgggcaacatttttccagtcttcaactgtccaattttggtgagctcgtgcaaattgtagcctctttttcctttttgtagtggagatgagtggtacccggtggggtcttctgctgttgtagcccatccgcctcaaggttgtgcgtgttgtggcttcacaaacgctttgctgcatacctcggttgtaacgagtggttatttcagtcaaagttgctcttctatcagcttgaatcagtcggcccattctcctctgacctctagtatcaacaaggcattttcgcccacaggactgccgcatactggatgtttttccctttgcacaccattctttgtaaaccctagaaatggttgtgcatgaaaatcccagtaactgagcagattgtgaaatactcagaccggcccatctggcaccaacaaccatgccacgctcaaaattgcttaaatcacctttctttcccattctgacattcagtttggagttcaggagattgtcttgaccaggaccaggattgaagcaactgccatgtgattggttgattagataattgcattaatgagaaattgaacaggtgttcctaataatcctttagtgTATATATATTGCAATGCATGTATTTGTAACATAATGCATGACATTTATAAATTGCGCAAATTTAATTATTGGAAGGGCAGGTTTACATTGCTAATCATATAACCCTTACGATTGCCGAGTAATTTGGCTTTTACAAATATCAGTACGTTCTAATGAAAAACACCTTTTAAAGAATAAGacaaactttattgatcccgggAGTAATTCTGTGTTTGTCTTATGAACTCATGGATAAATTACCTGGTAGGCCTATATGTCACAATACATATCTCTGCCACTAGGACATGTCGTTTAGTTGGATTGTTCTTTCTATATTGTGCTTAGtgtttgactgtgtgtatcTTGTCAGACTACAGCATATAGGAAATTCCCTCTTGTGTGACGTGTGCTTCCTGAGCTAGTCTCTAGATGTAGCATGACACTGGATATTGGATTAACACTTacagaatttagtgatcagtggtcattgttgacacaccacagcacacaacaacgaaatgtgtcctgcatttaacttttatgtgacatcgtgacatagcagggggcagctaattcagcgcccggggtgcagtgcttgggggcggtaccttgctcatgCAGGGTAACTCAGTGGTGCCTTtaaattacaagtgcgcttccctaaccattaaggtGCCACTGCCAATAAATGATTAGATGGAATAATATAGTTGCTGCTActattaaaataagaaaaagaacCAGACTACAATAAAACATTCTTGCAGGAAATTTGAAGCCATCTATTGGGTTGGATGCACTTTTCTATTAATTGTCTTTAAGCAAAATTACTGGCCTTATGTTTCTTGCTTTCAAGGCAACTGACGAGTATAATTTTAGTTTTGTTCAGTTATTCTTtgcatttatcatttttatcaATTTTAAATTGTGTCTGTGAAGAGGTTCTGTAGAAATAATTCTAGATGTGAACAAACCTGAAGAATACGTTTTGACTGAAAACAGTTACTGTAATTCGCAGAAAGTAATGGACGGAGCTGTAGCAATGTAGCCACAATGGTGAAGGGGTTGACAGAGGCAGTACAGTAGTAAAGTGGTTTGGTTGTTGTATAACATCATCATGATTGACAGACACTAGGCCTGTCAATGGGCTGGTAATCTCCTCCATGGACCAGTTGCCCACAGTTGTGCATCATGTTATACTCCCAACAAACCTGTGTGCACCCTTAGTGTTTGGCTTGATATCAATGTGCTTCTTCAGCAACCACTGGACGGAAGTTAATCTGGGGATCCCAGAGCTAGATAACTGATGAACTGTTACGCTTTTTCCATACTGGTGCTCGTCATTATCAAAGAATGAATACAAAACATGTCAAATGCCATTTTTTCCCGGACTAAGGAAAGTAATATATAAGTAGTTTTGCTATCTGTGTGTATCTTTGGAATTCCGCTCTGCACATTTTAGCGCATACATAAAGCAAACTTGCTAATAATAAATACTTACAATCCAAAATGGTGGATTGTATGAAGTTTGTGTCACGTTACAAACCCTCCTACAATTTTGGAATTTTGCGCCAATCGGGTGACGAGTTTGCAGAGATGCATTATGATTGAGTCTGGCACTCGAGGCGCGGCGGATTCCGCGAACTCCTTCGCAGCTTGGAGCGCTTGCGGGAGGCAGAGGGCTCGTTCTTTGTGGGAATAGCCGCGTCCGCATTCATaaattgagaaacactgttggAACCGTCAGCTCAGCCCTTTCGGTCCATCACCGCAGTGCCTCGATGGACGAAGACAAACACGGTAATTCAACCCACTAACCATAACATGGAATGCTATGAAAACTTTTAACTTGGTTTTGGTAATGATTTCCCTCTAAATACTTTAAACAATATATTCCTTTAGACCTTTTTTTCGTTGTTTTGAGTAGAACGTTGTTTATATATGTTCGCGTAATGGCATATTGTTGATTTACAGACAACTGCTTACTgagtaaatatttatattattatctGTATCTTATTGAACTTTTCATGTGAAATGGAATCGACTTAATAAAATAGCAAATAAATATGAGCATAATCTTCCGGATTATACCCACCCTTGTTTGAGTAGTAACGGGAAGGAAATACCCTTTGCGTCAATGTTCCGAGAAGTTATAGTCAGAAGTTGGATGCGATTCAGAATTCGAGATCGAACTTGAACAACTGTATAAGAACATACACGTGGACAATATATAAATTTGTAACTGTGTTAAATCGTTTAATATAGATTTCGGTTAAATATAATTCACTTTTCTATGCTTTACCACAACTTAACCGTTTATCAGATACATCCCTTTTAGGACATGGGCTCCTGAGTTTGTCGTATGGGAGGCAacgttattttaataattttaataattatcaATCGCATATGTCAGCCTGTAACTTCAGCGTAGCTATTGCGGTTGTGCCATAAACTATGGATTTACGTGTTTATATTCTGCGATAGGGAAGATCTTGATTACGATCATTGAATTACAATAATGTGTGTTGCCGCATGTTTGAAGACGTACGTGGTCCGTGTTTTGCATAGTACAATTTAATGCTCATAAATTAGTACTTAACTCATTTGCGGTAAAGTGATAAATGCCAAGCCCCGATTTGTCGTTAATCTAAacttaataaatgtaaataatgttGTTACCTGAAATATAgaacttatatattttttctgccTCTTCTTAAAACCAACCCATTGTCTGTACATCGTGTTATATTTGTCTATTTTACTTATGTTCTTCTCATTAATATAAGAAAATGGAAATACAGGAATGTGTTTTTTCATCGttgatttagtttttttttcgtaTGCCGTGGCACTTTTCAAAACAAAGATGTTAaagaaaacataaaatgtagtattcagtttttttttttttttgttccaggAAGTGTTGACGTTTGATTACCAAAGGACATCTTTGGCAGGGTGCCTCATTCTGACAAGAGGGTGAGATACGAATTTCTGGTAAAAATGACATGGATGCATGCCGAATCACAAAAAAGCTCCACAGCTTTCGAGTCCGGAATGGATACCGCCCTGGGCACGAGGTCTGGGCTAGGAATTAAACTGGTGTCACTCTTTGTGCTACTATTCGTGACACTTGTAAGTGGCTGCTCTGCCTTGTGCATCATCAGAGGGAGAGGGATGTGTAACGCAGACCCAGGTAAGTCTGCAACACGTAGACGATCGGCATTAATcatcatccacccattttccatacccattTGCCGTATGTGGGAACACAGGGGTGCAGAAGCTATACCAGACGTGAATAAGCGTATATATGTTTTTCTGCAAAACATTGTTTCCTTTTTGGAATAATGAGTCTTCTGATTTTCTTTCCATTTTATAGTTAGCGCTATAGAATATGTGAGCCAATCAGCAGTCACACTCATGCAGACATATTGTAGTTATACTCAAAGTGCAAAACAACTTTTCAGTTTCTTGAAACTGCTAAGGGTATGAATTTTCGGCCTGCTGCGCACATATAACGTTAATTCATGTAACATCTAACGTCTGTTTATTTGCATTGGAAGAGGACAGAATGTCTCTTGTCATTGTACACAAAAGGTGCAgcatgtttgaattaatttatcTGACAAAACGGTGTGATTTACTGCTCAGAGGCACGCCGCAAGGTGCTAGGTTTGGTGAGCTGCTTTGCGGGTGGCGTCTTCCTGGCAACCTGCCTGCTGGACCTGGTGCCTGATTACCTGGTGGAGATCAACAATGCCTTTAGCAACCTTGGGATCACAGTAAGGAGTTGGGCAGAAGCACAGTCTTgttctctctcgctctctctctctctctctctcacacacacacacacacaggcagtccccagggtTTAGAACGAGTTCTGTTTCCTAAATCGGTCTTCAAGACGAAT from Paramormyrops kingsleyae isolate MSU_618 chromosome 9, PKINGS_0.4, whole genome shotgun sequence carries:
- the LOC111838408 gene encoding cyclic AMP-responsive element-binding protein 3-like protein 4 isoform X1 — translated: MSSSCCLVFMGDDMNAENGEVFFGQREEDIEIEAGLGLDEPFLCSSSLYSTTPKTLEAWALDSQCGLKDSEPEDVLPAINPNDVYPSGPPGEVFSETDSGISEDPSSDSPPRASGPHQAPPAVYQLVYDISSLNNLKTEPEQQSMDVISIQLDDWSTHMLMSDSCIVNELPLAPTAKPDGAPSTSLICKDDQGLENLPLYPDLHLTDEEQKLLNQEGISLPNNLPLTKAEERILKKVRRKIRNKQSAQDSRRRKKEYIDGLESRVASCSIQNQELQRTVEQLEKNNISLLTQLQKLQALIKRTATKAAQTTTCIMIFIFSLALIIFPSYSPFSWGSVSVEEGYAQTGVISRNILTDPASSLQISEDVDDADIHGEILSYSPDMSQSDTLDRTSSLRHQPIESLEAVPQEGADQAENQSRNSSLPNEGKTDTLSLALTSAKGQGSNDADPTKPAHADEM
- the LOC111838408 gene encoding cyclic AMP-responsive element-binding protein 3-like protein 4 isoform X2; the encoded protein is MNAENGEVFFGQREEDIEIEAGLGLDEPFLCSSSLYSTTPKTLEAWALDSQCGLKDSEPEDVLPAINPNDVYPSGPPGEVFSETDSGISEDPSSDSPPRASGPHQAPPAVYQLVYDISSLNNLKTEPEQQSMDVISIQLDDWSTHMLMSDSCIVNELPLAPTAKPDGAPSTSLICKDDQGLENLPLYPDLHLTDEEQKLLNQEGISLPNNLPLTKAEERILKKVRRKIRNKQSAQDSRRRKKEYIDGLESRVASCSIQNQELQRTVEQLEKNNISLLTQLQKLQALIKRTATKAAQTTTCIMIFIFSLALIIFPSYSPFSWGSVSVEEGYAQTGVISRNILTDPASSLQISEDVDDADIHGEILSYSPDMSQSDTLDRTSSLRHQPIESLEAVPQEGADQAENQSRNSSLPNEGKTDTLSLALTSAKGQGSNDADPTKPAHADEM